The genomic stretch CCGCTATCACCGGTTCTACTTGCGTATCTGGCCCTCCAGAATAACATTTCATCGCACCAGGCTGAGAATGGGTATTTCTCTATACCTTCCGTCCAGATTGAATCACCTATATTTCCGCTTCCGCACATATAATGACAGAATCCTCCCCGCCAGTGAGCTCTGGCTCCGCCGAAATCTCCGGAAGACAGCGCTGTCATATAGGCATCGGCCGCAGCCGGCCAGTTCCTTTCAGAATCGTAGTATTTCGCTGCCAGATAGGCAGCTTCCGACGCTCTGTCATGCCAGGGGTACGAAGCGGCAAACACATGGTAACTTTCGTAGTACACTCCGGCTGGCCGCTGAAGAGCTCTAAGCGCCCTGGCTCGGAAGAGACCAGCCCTTGCTCTTAGAGTATCAGGCATACCCGATGGGATGGAATCACAAAGAGCAAGGAGTTCTCCGTACAATGCCGTTTCCCTCAGAATCGCCATCGATACCCCGCTGGCGAAAGAGATGTCGCCCGATGCCATGGCAATGCTATCCGCTAAAGCGGTACGTCCATTCTTAGCAAGTATATCCATAATAATCCAGGATCTTGCCCATTTCCCGGGATCAGTTCGCAAAAGAAAAAGAGCGGCCGATACCGATATCTCCCTGCCAAGCTCTAGGCGGTACTCCCAGGTTTCCGAGGAACCCCTGGCCAGGTGAATATCCCTGGCTGCAAGAAGCAGATCCAGCCTGCTGCTCTCGTAAACCGATTCAAGTTTTAAAGCGGTTTCATCCCACCAGGAACCGCCGGTTTCCAGCGTCAGCTCCAGCTCTTCTATAACTTCATCTCCAAGAAAACCCACAAGGGCGGCATCTGTAACACTCTGATCGATCTGCCCTTTGGTCATGCGGCCATCTGGACAGATCATCGCCCTTACAGCCCTTTCGGCAATACAGTCAGGTTCTGGAAGAATGCATGATGAAAGCCCTTCACCCGATTCGCTCTGGAGCCATAATAGAAGCAGTATGTCGTTGGAAGGCACAAGGGATAAAGCCTCGGAAGACCTCCTGGACAGACACAGAAGGGAAATCTTCCATCCGTAAAGATCCTCTCCGGTCTCGTGCTGTATGCTGTCCAGAAGAAGGATGCACTCATCCTCCATTCCAACTCCATGGTAAAGGCCGGCAATTCTGTAGAGAATGACATTTTCGTGTTCATTATCTTCCCTCAGCATCGAAAGGAGTTCCGAAACCGCCAGTTCATTGCATCCAGCGAGAATCAGCGAATCCGCGCGGTGAAGAGATGCTGATGCCAGGGGCAATGATACAGTCAAAAGCAATAGAAGAGATTTAATCATCGTCATCCAGTCTAGTGTCTGAAATGTCGTGTTCCCGTAAAGACCATCGCCATGCCGTGCTCATTCACGGCGTCGATAACTTCCTGATCACGGATGGATCCTCCAGGCTGTACAATGGCACCTATCCCCTCTTCGGCAGCCCGGTCAGGCCCGTCTCTGAAGGGGAATAACCCGTCTGAAGCCAGTACCGCCCCCTCAAGCGAGTGCCCTTCCCTCTTTGCCCTTCTGATGGCAAGGTCAAGGCTTTCTATCCTGCTCATCTGGCCTGCTCCCACACCAAGTGCACCCATACTGTCACCAACAACGATGGCGTTGCTTTTGACTGACCTGCAAACCCGCCAGAGAATATCCATGGCAGCAAGTTCCTGCTCCGACGGTTTCCGTTCGGAGACTACATCGATTCTTTCAAGTCCGGACACAGCGTCCGGCTCCTGAAAAAGCAGTCCTCCCAGAATACTTCTGACCTGTCTTCCAGGCTTC from Candidatus Aegiribacteria sp. encodes the following:
- a CDS encoding lytic transglycosylase domain-containing protein, translated to MIKSLLLLLTVSLPLASASLHRADSLILAGCNELAVSELLSMLREDNEHENVILYRIAGLYHGVGMEDECILLLDSIQHETGEDLYGWKISLLCLSRRSSEALSLVPSNDILLLLWLQSESGEGLSSCILPEPDCIAERAVRAMICPDGRMTKGQIDQSVTDAALVGFLGDEVIEELELTLETGGSWWDETALKLESVYESSRLDLLLAARDIHLARGSSETWEYRLELGREISVSAALFLLRTDPGKWARSWIIMDILAKNGRTALADSIAMASGDISFASGVSMAILRETALYGELLALCDSIPSGMPDTLRARAGLFRARALRALQRPAGVYYESYHVFAASYPWHDRASEAAYLAAKYYDSERNWPAAADAYMTALSSGDFGGARAHWRGGFCHYMCGSGNIGDSIWTEGIEKYPFSAWCDEMLFWRARYASRTGDSGRENALLRETAERFPWEFYGLLAAARTGSRCLNIETSQIGLLDNYVTAEAVDMMSRGYGSMASEMLYETEFCDAGTRGAALSLMGEYRKSLALLREWDFQLRDGNLGTLPDSILCFYFPAPYSELTSSTVDGMDISPEIVTALMRQESYFNRWARSWVGASGLIQLMPGTAGDIARWYGLPVLSGSDFFVPEKSIQYGSLYLARQYSAFNGSLVLALAAYNAGPGNASKWMEEFPLEEGDPELFIEQIPLTETRGYVKHVMANSWIYLGLFN